The following coding sequences lie in one Rhodohalobacter barkolensis genomic window:
- the purE gene encoding 5-(carboxyamino)imidazole ribonucleotide mutase — protein MSSKPIVGVVMGSDSDWPTMKEATEILDHFGVPYEKQVVSAHRTPDVMAEYGSLARERGLKVIIAGAGGAAHLPGMLAAYTTLPVIGVPVKTTALGGLDSLYSIVQMPNGVPVATVAIGKARNAGLLSVRMLSMNDSALADKLDDYHLSMADESIEKTKNLK, from the coding sequence ATGAGCAGTAAACCAATTGTAGGCGTAGTAATGGGCAGCGACAGCGACTGGCCAACCATGAAAGAGGCAACGGAAATTTTAGATCATTTCGGAGTTCCTTACGAAAAACAGGTCGTTTCTGCGCATCGAACACCTGATGTTATGGCAGAGTATGGATCCCTCGCCCGTGAACGTGGATTAAAAGTGATCATTGCCGGTGCCGGTGGTGCCGCTCACCTTCCCGGAATGCTTGCCGCTTACACTACACTCCCGGTAATTGGCGTGCCTGTGAAGACAACAGCACTTGGCGGACTCGACAGCCTCTACTCGATAGTACAGATGCCTAACGGTGTGCCCGTAGCCACAGTTGCAATTGGAAAGGCTCGCAATGCCGGCCTGCTCTCTGTGCGGATGTTGAGCATGAATGATTCGGCTCTGGCCGATAAACTTGACGATTACCATCTCAGCATGGCGGATGAATCGATCGAAAAAACCAAAAATCTGAAGTAG
- a CDS encoding efflux RND transporter periplasmic adaptor subunit, which translates to MKQLKKVIIKFLKLTVTALLLFTACSGEPEPVDDLDVSSPPSVTGDQALSVKQVSLTEKQASDLSIEHYRVTRQLFSYPMTVPGIVVAAPEHIAVVSTPVDGRITKIFAHEGEEIRKGEPLLEMESLEFAELAANYLEALAERAYLEQQVQRLSTLVERKISPQSSLDRAAADLSRASTRVRATRARLSAVGIDEQQLAAWENMQENENATLILYAPIDGKINHHMIDLGSAVNANNMLLDIVDNREVLVRGFIDPADIPFLQVGAKAVISQRTNREGSQGAMSVNSEITSIQPGLDQENRAIIANSQVETVDQWPVIGQSVRIEYEANTRSEVIAIPMDAIQFEGQNATVFVKIDDLNYENRPIEIDRLLTDSAIVSSGLTEGEEIAVTQIFSLKALGKFEEFAED; encoded by the coding sequence ATGAAACAGTTAAAAAAAGTAATCATCAAATTTTTAAAACTAACGGTGACGGCTCTGTTACTTTTTACTGCTTGCAGTGGTGAGCCGGAGCCGGTAGATGATCTGGATGTCTCTTCGCCACCATCTGTTACAGGGGATCAGGCTCTGAGTGTTAAACAGGTTAGTTTAACCGAAAAGCAGGCATCTGATCTGTCGATAGAGCACTATCGTGTTACCCGGCAACTGTTTTCATACCCAATGACGGTTCCCGGAATAGTGGTGGCTGCTCCTGAACATATAGCTGTAGTCAGTACCCCTGTTGACGGTCGGATTACCAAGATTTTTGCTCATGAGGGAGAAGAGATTCGAAAGGGAGAACCGCTTCTTGAAATGGAGAGTCTGGAATTTGCTGAGTTAGCAGCGAACTACCTGGAAGCACTTGCAGAGAGGGCTTATCTCGAGCAGCAGGTTCAGCGACTTTCCACCCTGGTTGAACGTAAAATTAGTCCGCAGAGCTCACTGGACAGAGCTGCCGCAGATTTAAGCAGAGCCAGCACCAGGGTTCGGGCAACACGAGCGAGACTTTCAGCCGTAGGAATTGATGAACAGCAACTGGCTGCCTGGGAAAATATGCAGGAGAATGAAAATGCAACACTGATTCTTTACGCCCCTATTGACGGAAAGATCAATCACCATATGATTGATCTGGGCAGTGCAGTAAATGCTAATAATATGCTTTTAGATATTGTGGATAACCGGGAGGTTCTGGTTCGTGGTTTTATTGACCCTGCGGATATCCCTTTTTTGCAAGTAGGAGCTAAAGCTGTCATTTCTCAGAGAACTAACCGGGAAGGCAGTCAGGGTGCGATGTCGGTAAACTCAGAAATCACATCCATTCAGCCCGGTCTTGATCAGGAGAACCGGGCAATTATTGCTAACTCCCAGGTTGAAACGGTAGATCAGTGGCCGGTTATCGGCCAATCAGTACGAATCGAATATGAGGCAAATACGCGGAGTGAAGTCATTGCCATTCCAATGGATGCCATACAGTTTGAAGGACAAAATGCTACAGTTTTTGTGAAAATAGATGATCTGAACTATGAAAACCGGCCTATAGAAATTGATCGGTTGTTAACTGACTCGGCAATTGTATCGTCCGGTCTGACAGAAGGGGAGGAGATTGCCGTTACTCAAATCTTCAGCCTGAAGGCACTGGGTAAATTTGAAGAGTTTGCGGAGGATTAA
- a CDS encoding TolC family protein — protein MMLGEVKKILFVLVLVSLFLPTASFSQISELSVQDALQKAFENNPELNRMEQEVQVRSMEHRMAWGVESPELYYFKEGLDGDLFSEQRWGVSQTIAFPLRGYYQNQKARTETRVADLEFEATKKSVRASVKSAYTELAYAIKFVQIKEQEVGLALELKEIAEARLEVGESTELDLIQAEIQLTNAENELNRAEDEKNRSRYALFTAIGLDPEQQQYGINYPDTLSFFDVQISQDLVMQNVSELPEVQSTVSQSDAALRGVQAARSSYLPDLRINYYRQDFGAGYDFNGFEVGISVPLWFGMNESRNVKQARAIHRQKEWSVNETVLSLKQQAENAWHSYETSRKSIISFRDFIQDRSESLLELTQEGYRMGELDLLRVLEAQRTYLNGQQQYYESLRNYYLQLIELERYLPNELVFSE, from the coding sequence ATGATGTTAGGAGAAGTTAAAAAAATTCTATTCGTACTTGTTCTGGTATCACTTTTTTTGCCAACGGCCAGCTTTTCACAGATTTCAGAATTGTCGGTACAAGATGCCCTTCAAAAAGCGTTCGAAAACAATCCGGAATTAAATCGAATGGAGCAGGAGGTTCAGGTTCGATCGATGGAGCATCGTATGGCTTGGGGGGTGGAGAGTCCGGAACTTTACTACTTCAAGGAAGGTCTAGACGGGGATCTGTTTTCCGAGCAGCGATGGGGGGTGTCTCAAACAATTGCGTTTCCACTGAGAGGCTACTATCAGAATCAAAAAGCGAGAACGGAGACTCGTGTGGCTGATTTGGAGTTTGAAGCAACGAAAAAGAGTGTCAGAGCTAGTGTAAAAAGTGCGTATACCGAATTGGCATATGCGATAAAGTTTGTTCAGATCAAAGAGCAGGAGGTAGGGTTAGCTCTAGAGCTGAAAGAGATTGCAGAGGCCAGGCTGGAGGTTGGAGAGTCGACAGAACTGGATTTAATACAGGCCGAAATACAGCTTACCAATGCAGAAAATGAGTTAAACAGGGCTGAAGATGAAAAGAATCGATCACGGTATGCTCTGTTTACAGCGATCGGTCTGGATCCCGAACAACAGCAATACGGAATTAATTATCCGGATACGCTTTCTTTCTTTGATGTACAGATCTCACAGGATTTGGTGATGCAAAACGTGAGTGAATTGCCGGAAGTACAGTCAACAGTGAGCCAGTCTGATGCAGCACTTCGCGGTGTTCAAGCAGCAAGAAGCAGTTATTTACCTGATTTGAGGATCAACTACTATCGACAGGATTTTGGTGCCGGATACGACTTTAATGGATTTGAAGTCGGAATTTCTGTTCCACTTTGGTTTGGCATGAATGAGAGCCGAAATGTTAAACAGGCACGGGCCATACATCGACAAAAAGAGTGGAGCGTAAATGAAACAGTTTTGTCGCTGAAACAGCAGGCAGAGAATGCCTGGCACAGTTACGAAACCAGCAGGAAATCGATTATCTCGTTCAGAGATTTTATTCAGGATCGATCAGAAAGTTTGCTTGAACTGACACAAGAGGGGTATCGAATGGGAGAGCTGGACCTACTTCGTGTACTCGAAGCACAACGAACCTATTTAAATGGTCAGCAACAATATTACGAATCACTGCGCAATTACTATCTGCAATTGATTGAATTGGAAAGATATTTACCAAATGAACTTGTATTCAGTGAGTGA
- a CDS encoding VOC family protein: protein MENEKKSVTVGWFEIPVRDMDRAVKFYNAIFDTKLSIQTIEGLEMAWFPWNEAGKGAGGSLIAAGKHYKPSHEGTLVYFSSQDVDVELQRVEKAGGKILQKKTEITPDIGFMALIEDTEGNRIALHSLH, encoded by the coding sequence ATGGAAAATGAAAAAAAATCGGTAACGGTTGGGTGGTTTGAAATACCGGTTCGGGATATGGATCGGGCAGTTAAATTTTATAATGCCATTTTTGATACGAAACTGAGCATACAGACTATTGAAGGGCTTGAAATGGCCTGGTTCCCATGGAATGAAGCGGGTAAAGGTGCAGGTGGCTCTTTGATAGCAGCAGGAAAGCACTATAAACCGAGTCATGAGGGTACACTCGTCTACTTTTCTTCACAGGATGTTGATGTTGAACTTCAAAGAGTAGAAAAAGCCGGTGGAAAGATTCTTCAGAAAAAAACTGAGATTACACCCGATATCGGTTTTATGGCATTGATCGAAGATACTGAAGGAAACCGAATTGCACTGCACTCCCTACATTAA
- a CDS encoding copper resistance protein NlpE N-terminal domain-containing protein, with translation MKNKVINITILVLLAVFILFRVNTALNQMNSDDQQPSQSIEEFPTVFTGVMPCADCPGIESTVLIEEESFTEWSHYQDRGDNLYQVDGNWSFSGDTLKLYRVEGELHKAFLYSKDQLQLLDRDLQSISSELEDQYSLTRSPEEESIRSRHAELRRNGINFLASGNEPFWSVHVNFESDLIYKTPEEEQTFSFSDVTESKEEDQTLYSNETLQLNVSSGYCRDSMSGFLFTHKVTLQINSRELSGCGRYL, from the coding sequence TTGAAAAATAAAGTTATCAATATCACAATTCTGGTTCTGCTAGCAGTTTTTATCCTCTTCCGGGTAAATACTGCATTGAATCAGATGAACAGTGACGATCAACAACCGTCACAATCTATTGAAGAATTTCCCACTGTATTTACAGGAGTAATGCCTTGTGCAGATTGTCCGGGTATAGAATCCACTGTGTTGATTGAAGAAGAAAGTTTCACGGAGTGGAGTCACTATCAGGATCGTGGAGATAATCTCTACCAGGTGGATGGTAACTGGAGTTTTTCAGGAGACACACTTAAACTCTATCGCGTTGAAGGCGAATTACATAAAGCATTTTTATACAGTAAAGATCAACTGCAGCTTCTGGATCGTGATCTTCAATCGATATCGAGTGAACTTGAAGATCAATATAGCCTCACCCGATCGCCCGAAGAGGAATCCATTCGCAGCAGGCATGCTGAACTTCGACGAAACGGGATCAATTTTTTAGCCAGCGGTAATGAACCCTTTTGGTCTGTACACGTTAATTTTGAGAGTGATTTGATCTATAAAACTCCTGAAGAGGAACAAACTTTTTCTTTCTCTGACGTTACTGAATCTAAGGAAGAGGATCAGACTCTATACAGCAACGAAACACTTCAGCTAAATGTATCGTCGGGCTACTGCAGGGATTCCATGAGTGGGTTTCTGTTTACCCACAAAGTTACCCTTCAGATCAACAGTCGGGAACTGAGTGGTTGCGGAAGATACCTCTAA
- a CDS encoding efflux RND transporter permease subunit produces the protein MLKGIIDFSLKQKFVALALVVLMAFGGIRAMMEIPINSLPDVTPEQVLVITKAGRYSPYDVERLVSYPIETTMNGLPDVKEVRSISQFGLSAVTIEFEEGTDTYFARQLVSQRVQSIADDLPEGVDAPQLGPISTAMGEIVQYVVKGNGYSLTELRTIQDWTIAPQLKTVKGVTEVNSFGGFVKQYEVQIQPGKLRTFGVGLAEIVEAISNNNSVSGGNFLEHNREQYIIRGFGQISRAQDIEDIVVTNLGGRPVYVKDLAEVRLGEQLRQGAVTQDGNGEVVTGIVMMLKGGNGREVISDINDRIEEVNKSLPEGVFIEKFYDQSDLVDRTTGTITINLVEGGFFVIVVLLLLLGEISGALIVASVIPLSMLFAFIGMGELGLAANLMSLGAIDFGMVVDGSVVMVENIVHRLHEDKDEQSRMAVIRKAAHQVARPIFFGVLIILMVYVPIMTFSGMEGILFRPMAITVAAAVFGSLILALVYVPAMSAIIFRKGVKVRKNYIINWLKPKYQKFLERSLDHKLVTISVAMIVFISSLVIVPFLGTEFLPELEEGSILVEQIRMPSVTLEESVENADWLAGELIRNIPEIKTVVPKTGRSDLANDWMGVHQTDVWVVLEPEESWRSGMTKPKIIDMIRPYLETEPGLAYNFTQPIAMRVDELTSGVKSDIAVKVFGEDLDVLNQVGSDIVSILGGLPGTDNYFLEQTTGQPYLNIEIDREAVASYGLNVNNVQQVVETGIGGSVVSEVFEGQRRFDIVVRYPEELRNSIAEIMEVPVRLPEGGFIPLKRVANIQAEEGPREIARENNWRRVIVGINIRDIDIGSYVANLQAGIDEEVNVPAGVFLQYGGAFEDQQRAMQHLYLVVPLTLLIILGLLYLMFGYMRFTFLIFLNLPFALSGGIFILWMRGLYLSVSASIGFVALFGVAVLNGIVLVAHLNELRQDGYPLRKAVLEGAADRLRPVLMTALVASLGFIPMAFNTGPGSEVQRPLASVVIGGLVTATLLTLLVLPTIYHWMEKNRSVPKPVGSESLFSKEEDNQEPEQH, from the coding sequence ATGCTTAAAGGCATCATCGATTTTAGTCTGAAACAGAAGTTCGTAGCCCTTGCATTGGTTGTTTTGATGGCGTTTGGCGGCATACGGGCCATGATGGAGATTCCTATCAACTCCCTGCCGGATGTGACTCCGGAACAGGTTTTGGTTATCACCAAAGCGGGCCGGTATTCACCTTACGATGTGGAACGGCTCGTGAGTTACCCGATAGAAACCACTATGAACGGATTGCCGGATGTGAAAGAGGTCCGGTCTATTTCACAGTTCGGACTGTCTGCTGTAACGATTGAGTTTGAGGAAGGAACAGATACGTACTTTGCACGTCAACTCGTAAGTCAGCGTGTTCAAAGTATTGCTGATGATCTTCCCGAAGGCGTGGATGCACCTCAGCTTGGCCCAATCTCCACAGCCATGGGAGAAATAGTTCAGTATGTGGTGAAAGGAAACGGCTACTCGTTAACAGAACTTCGCACTATTCAGGATTGGACCATTGCGCCGCAGTTAAAAACCGTGAAAGGAGTGACAGAGGTGAACTCTTTTGGCGGTTTTGTGAAACAGTATGAAGTTCAGATTCAACCCGGAAAACTACGAACTTTTGGAGTGGGATTGGCCGAGATTGTTGAAGCAATTTCGAATAACAACAGCGTTTCGGGCGGTAATTTTCTGGAGCACAATCGCGAGCAGTATATCATCAGGGGGTTTGGGCAAATTTCGCGGGCACAGGACATAGAAGATATTGTGGTGACCAACCTTGGCGGCCGGCCGGTTTATGTGAAAGACCTGGCAGAAGTAAGGCTCGGTGAGCAGCTCCGGCAGGGAGCCGTCACTCAGGATGGGAATGGAGAGGTGGTGACCGGTATTGTAATGATGCTGAAAGGCGGAAACGGACGGGAAGTCATCAGTGACATTAATGATCGTATCGAAGAGGTCAATAAAAGTCTGCCGGAGGGAGTATTTATAGAGAAGTTTTATGATCAGTCTGATCTTGTTGACCGAACCACCGGCACCATTACGATCAATCTTGTTGAGGGAGGATTTTTTGTAATTGTAGTTCTATTGCTCCTTTTAGGTGAGATATCCGGTGCATTAATTGTGGCATCCGTTATCCCGCTTTCCATGCTTTTTGCGTTTATTGGAATGGGTGAGCTGGGGCTGGCCGCAAACTTGATGAGTCTTGGAGCGATCGATTTCGGAATGGTTGTGGATGGATCTGTGGTGATGGTGGAGAATATCGTTCACCGGCTCCATGAGGATAAAGATGAACAGTCTCGAATGGCTGTTATCCGAAAAGCTGCACACCAGGTGGCGCGACCCATCTTTTTTGGAGTGTTAATTATTTTGATGGTCTATGTGCCCATTATGACATTTTCCGGAATGGAGGGTATTCTTTTCCGTCCGATGGCGATTACAGTTGCGGCGGCGGTGTTCGGTTCGCTTATTCTTGCGCTTGTCTATGTTCCGGCGATGTCTGCAATTATTTTCAGAAAAGGTGTGAAAGTTCGCAAGAACTATATCATCAACTGGCTCAAGCCGAAATACCAGAAATTCCTGGAAAGAAGCCTGGATCATAAACTGGTTACCATCAGTGTAGCTATGATAGTTTTTATCTCTTCACTGGTAATAGTCCCATTTTTGGGAACAGAGTTTCTCCCGGAACTTGAGGAAGGATCAATCTTAGTAGAACAGATACGAATGCCCTCTGTCACCCTAGAAGAGTCCGTCGAAAATGCTGACTGGCTGGCCGGGGAATTGATTCGAAATATTCCTGAGATCAAAACTGTAGTTCCCAAAACAGGGCGCTCCGATCTGGCCAATGACTGGATGGGTGTGCATCAAACAGATGTTTGGGTGGTGCTGGAACCTGAAGAGAGTTGGCGGTCCGGAATGACGAAACCGAAAATCATAGATATGATCAGGCCATACCTCGAAACAGAACCGGGGTTAGCTTATAACTTTACACAGCCAATTGCCATGCGGGTTGATGAACTGACGAGTGGTGTAAAATCCGATATCGCGGTGAAAGTCTTTGGAGAAGATTTGGATGTGCTCAATCAGGTTGGTAGCGATATTGTTTCCATTTTAGGAGGATTACCGGGAACAGATAACTACTTCCTGGAGCAGACCACCGGTCAGCCTTACCTGAATATTGAAATTGATCGCGAAGCCGTTGCATCCTACGGATTGAACGTAAATAACGTGCAGCAGGTAGTGGAAACCGGAATTGGTGGATCTGTAGTCAGTGAGGTCTTTGAAGGACAGCGAAGGTTTGATATTGTAGTTCGTTACCCTGAGGAGTTGAGAAACTCCATTGCCGAAATTATGGAGGTTCCGGTACGCCTTCCAGAAGGTGGTTTTATTCCGTTGAAGCGGGTAGCCAATATTCAGGCAGAGGAGGGTCCAAGAGAAATTGCCCGTGAAAACAACTGGAGACGTGTGATTGTCGGGATCAATATCAGGGATATTGACATAGGCAGCTATGTAGCCAATCTTCAAGCCGGTATAGATGAAGAAGTGAATGTACCGGCCGGGGTGTTTTTGCAGTACGGAGGAGCATTTGAAGATCAGCAGCGTGCCATGCAGCATCTTTACCTGGTTGTTCCGCTTACACTTCTCATCATTCTGGGTTTGCTCTATCTGATGTTCGGCTACATGAGATTTACGTTTTTGATTTTTCTTAACCTGCCTTTTGCACTATCAGGTGGAATTTTCATCCTCTGGATGCGAGGACTTTATCTTTCCGTATCAGCAAGTATTGGTTTTGTGGCACTGTTTGGTGTAGCAGTTCTGAACGGTATTGTACTGGTAGCTCACTTGAATGAATTAAGGCAGGACGGATATCCGCTTCGCAAAGCTGTACTCGAAGGTGCCGCAGACAGGCTTCGTCCGGTACTGATGACTGCATTAGTGGCAAGTTTAGGTTTTATTCCAATGGCATTTAATACCGGCCCGGGTTCGGAAGTTCAGCGTCCGCTGGCTTCAGTTGTAATTGGGGGATTGGTTACCGCAACACTCCTCACTCTTCTCGTTCTCCCAACTATCTATCATTGGATGGAGAAGAACCGAAGTGT
- a CDS encoding LLM class flavin-dependent oxidoreductase, translating to MSLKKPGTPFSILDLAVVTEGSSISGAISNSRDLAIQAEDLGYNRFWMAEHHNMENIASSATSVLLGHIAEATTKIRVGSGGVMLPNHSPLVIAEQFGTLASIYPGRIDLGLGRAPGTDQVTANAIRSDRMQQVQKFPEHIKQLQKYLSTENSTAAVRAFPGEGTEIPIWILGSSTDSAFLAAELGLPYAFASHFAPQQLMPAIQLYRRHFKPSKQLDSPYIMPLVNIIASETDEQAEYLSTSMKQMFMGVITGERKPMPPPVDDMDSIWNEHVKYGVNQMLTYSFIGSKETIEKDVNHFIDQTGADEIMIASYIYDHNERVKSHRLFSEVMSATFA from the coding sequence ATGAGTCTTAAAAAACCCGGTACACCATTCTCAATTCTGGATCTGGCAGTTGTGACGGAAGGCAGTTCTATTTCAGGAGCGATTTCTAACAGCAGAGACCTGGCAATACAAGCGGAGGATCTCGGCTACAATCGTTTCTGGATGGCAGAGCATCATAACATGGAGAATATTGCCAGTTCTGCCACCTCCGTTCTCCTTGGACACATTGCCGAGGCAACCACCAAAATCCGTGTTGGGTCCGGAGGAGTGATGTTGCCCAATCACTCACCTCTGGTGATTGCTGAACAGTTTGGAACCCTCGCCTCGATCTATCCGGGACGAATTGATCTTGGACTAGGTCGAGCACCGGGTACAGATCAGGTTACTGCCAACGCCATTCGAAGCGATCGCATGCAGCAGGTTCAAAAATTTCCTGAACATATCAAGCAGCTTCAAAAGTACTTATCTACTGAAAACAGCACCGCTGCGGTACGGGCTTTTCCCGGCGAAGGCACTGAAATTCCGATCTGGATATTAGGCTCCAGTACAGACAGTGCATTTCTGGCCGCCGAGTTGGGTCTGCCCTATGCATTTGCCAGCCATTTTGCTCCTCAGCAATTAATGCCTGCCATTCAGCTATACCGCAGACATTTTAAACCATCCAAACAGCTCGATTCACCCTACATCATGCCTCTCGTAAATATTATAGCGTCTGAAACGGATGAGCAGGCAGAATATCTTTCCACATCCATGAAGCAGATGTTTATGGGTGTCATCACAGGTGAGCGTAAACCGATGCCACCTCCTGTGGACGATATGGACTCCATCTGGAATGAGCACGTAAAGTATGGAGTCAACCAGATGCTTACCTACTCTTTCATCGGCAGTAAAGAAACCATCGAAAAAGATGTAAACCATTTTATTGATCAAACCGGTGCAGATGAAATTATGATAGCCTCTTACATTTACGATCATAATGAAAGGGTGAAATCACACCGCCTTTTCTCTGAAGTAATGAGTGCAACATTTGCCTGA
- a CDS encoding vWA domain-containing protein, giving the protein MIWENSSYLWFLLLLPVLYALYYWFRLQQRKKREKLFDDRLINQLRKNFWSTGDKVRMFSILAALLFFIIALAGPKIGTEVREIQRSGLNIMVALDLSRSMNAEDVRPSRLDKAKFEVNRLVNRLAGDRIGLIVFSGEAYVQAPITTDYSALRLFLDVANTDQMPVPGSNFQSAMERAIEVFDSVERQNASNVLLFIGDGENHGPDYDETLDQLTERGVTVFTVGIGTTEGGPIPIYDEQGRMTGYHRDRQSNTVTTRLEENTMRRIANSGGGEFYAIRSGSDNIEPFFARLDELERGEFSSQEYADYENRYQILLMIGLILFVIGLFFPDHLNRNSDN; this is encoded by the coding sequence ATGATTTGGGAAAACAGCTCCTATTTATGGTTTTTACTGCTTCTTCCGGTTCTGTATGCTCTGTACTATTGGTTTAGATTACAACAGCGCAAGAAAAGAGAAAAACTGTTTGATGACCGGTTGATCAACCAGTTGCGAAAAAATTTCTGGAGTACGGGAGATAAAGTCCGCATGTTCAGCATACTGGCTGCTCTTCTCTTTTTCATAATTGCACTTGCCGGGCCCAAAATTGGGACGGAAGTCAGGGAGATTCAGCGTTCGGGACTGAACATAATGGTTGCCCTGGATCTGTCGCGAAGCATGAATGCGGAAGATGTTCGCCCAAGCCGATTAGACAAAGCAAAGTTTGAAGTCAATCGATTGGTAAACAGGCTTGCAGGAGACCGGATCGGGCTGATTGTTTTTTCTGGTGAAGCATATGTTCAGGCACCCATCACAACGGATTATTCTGCTCTTCGACTATTTCTGGATGTTGCCAACACGGATCAGATGCCGGTACCCGGAAGTAATTTTCAGTCGGCCATGGAGCGTGCAATAGAAGTTTTTGATTCCGTTGAAAGACAGAATGCATCAAATGTGTTACTCTTTATTGGTGATGGTGAAAATCATGGTCCGGATTATGACGAGACACTGGATCAACTGACTGAACGGGGTGTAACCGTATTTACAGTTGGCATAGGAACAACGGAGGGTGGCCCTATCCCCATCTATGATGAACAGGGACGAATGACGGGTTATCATCGCGATCGGCAGAGTAACACCGTAACCACCCGGCTCGAAGAGAATACGATGAGAAGAATTGCGAATAGCGGAGGTGGAGAGTTTTATGCTATCCGGTCAGGAAGTGATAATATTGAACCTTTTTTTGCCAGACTTGATGAGTTGGAAAGAGGTGAATTCTCCAGTCAGGAGTACGCCGATTATGAAAATAGGTATCAAATTTTACTTATGATTGGCCTGATCCTTTTTGTTATCGGACTCTTCTTTCCGGATCACCTAAACAGAAACAGTGATAACTAA
- a CDS encoding HAD family hydrolase: MIKLFVTDLDGCISEPFKTPDWEAINEIRKLNVESRTSDLIPPLTICTGRPFPYAEAVAQWLDIRLPFVFESAGVFHWEGHRFETAISTENGAIEPIRQMKKWLTTEVLPDYPGINLEFTKMMDAGIVGMDQEVIKKLHDLILNKVSRDFPGLEVHATDISVNTLMPGNDKLQGFKLLSKALDIPLDKMGYIGDSSGDVPALKAVKLAFAPLNAREIAKQHGTVIEKNTTEAVLEAYHRIIEHNRKLAKT; the protein is encoded by the coding sequence ATGATCAAACTATTTGTAACAGATCTTGATGGATGCATATCTGAACCGTTTAAAACTCCCGATTGGGAAGCGATTAATGAAATCAGAAAGCTGAATGTTGAGAGCAGAACGTCAGATCTGATTCCGCCACTTACAATCTGTACCGGTCGTCCATTTCCATATGCCGAAGCAGTTGCTCAATGGCTGGATATTCGGTTACCGTTTGTTTTTGAAAGTGCAGGGGTTTTTCACTGGGAAGGTCATCGGTTTGAAACAGCCATCAGTACCGAGAATGGGGCAATTGAACCGATCCGACAGATGAAAAAGTGGCTCACAACAGAAGTTCTTCCCGATTATCCCGGAATCAATCTTGAGTTTACTAAAATGATGGATGCCGGAATTGTCGGTATGGACCAAGAGGTCATTAAAAAATTGCATGATTTGATTTTGAACAAGGTAAGCCGGGACTTTCCGGGACTGGAAGTTCATGCTACAGACATTTCCGTGAATACCCTGATGCCGGGTAACGACAAACTTCAGGGATTTAAACTACTGAGCAAAGCACTGGATATTCCTTTGGATAAGATGGGTTACATCGGTGACAGCAGCGGAGATGTACCGGCGCTAAAAGCGGTGAAGCTGGCATTTGCTCCTCTCAATGCCCGGGAAATTGCAAAACAGCATGGAACGGTGATTGAAAAAAATACAACGGAAGCCGTTCTGGAAGCTTATCACAGAATCATTGAGCACAACAGAAAGCTCGCCAAAACTTAG